A region from the Dermacentor andersoni chromosome 11, qqDerAnde1_hic_scaffold, whole genome shotgun sequence genome encodes:
- the LOC129381533 gene encoding uncharacterized protein, translating into MCQKLYLLPLVLGIECACAELQHRVFVNTRQFIATETSGMAYERSNEYTPPVFSLTDEAAPIASSYNQGASSGAYPTISDDVWHYQWNTQHRPIIDGTYNVDGATDNASTSYLLLSSSSSIDHERLSANHAGMEESTAIIEDGATIPETTCVDQWKTQCYSANGTPTVSGHTHNTETGRTGFTLPVYSSSLLASTCYARMLEPLDIFGNDARGARSLSRPRRLTFTRGGCAQRDDSEFDYSLSSSIYGAQSGPNPRSRSHSCSRPQPHFRSPRRRSRSTPKKDQQAAPTTAALKGRGPQQHQRKTKEASLKRTKTNEN; encoded by the exons ATGTGCCAAAAGCTTTATTTGCTCCCCTTAGTTTTAGGCattgagtgcgcatgcgcggagcTTCAACATCGCGTATTCGTGAATACACGCCAGTTCATTGCCACTGAAACATCAGGCATGGCTTACGAAAGAAGCAACGAATATACGCCTCCAGTGTTCAGCCTCACCGACGAAGCAGCCCCAATTGCAAGCAGTTACAACCAGGGCGCATCTTCGGGTGCCTACCCAAC CATTTCTGACGACGTCTGGCATTACCAGTGGAACACACAGCACAGGCCAATAATCGATGGGACTTACAACGTCGACG GTGCCACTGACAATGCAAGCACTAGTTACCTGCTTCTGAGCTCCAGCAGCAGTATCGATCATGAAAGGCTCAGTGCAAACCACGCTGGCATGGAGGAATCAACAGCCATAATAGAAGACGGTGCCAC AATTCCAGAGACAACCTGTGTTGACCAATGGAAGACGCAGTGCTACTCGGCTAATGGCACGCCCACCGTCTCCG GACATACACACAACACAGAAACAGGACGCACTGGTTTCACACTTCCGGTCTACAGCAGCAGCCTTCTGGCAAGTACATGCTACGCGCGCATGTTGGAACCATTGGACATTTTTGGGAACGATGCTCG TGGCGCCCGGTCACTCAGTCGACCAAGGCGGTTGACCTTCACCCGTGGTGGTTGTGCTCAGCGGGATGACTCCGAATTTGACTACTCGTTGTCTTCGAGCATCTACGGAGCCCAGTCCGGTCCCAACCCAAGGTCCAGATCCCACTCCTGCTCTCGCCCCCAGCCTCACTTTCGGTCGCCCAGACGGCGATCTCGGTCGACGCCTAAGAAAGATCAGCAGGCAGCACCAACTACCGCGGCACTCAAAGGCAGAGGTCCCCAGCAGCACCAACGAAAGACCAAGGAAGCCTCACTCAAGAGGACTAAGACCAATGAAAATTAG